Proteins encoded in a region of the Zea mays cultivar B73 chromosome 2, Zm-B73-REFERENCE-NAM-5.0, whole genome shotgun sequence genome:
- the LOC109944591 gene encoding uncharacterized protein → MDREPTALRGRGTGRAWLEERGELLVAMGEKKGRRRGSFNSGALGCWTAHRGQQRKAGAVEKGRSKLLAGARARPWERRGKEEGEPAGGDGRARLHADMELTIWSSGRGRPWLLGELGMERLLATVMREEEGVPCSCTLGRRGGRHGRRGSSMLQPLAGGAGRAPGHGWPRGGAPAVNPAHTEKTAAKGRAGGR, encoded by the coding sequence ATGGACAGGGAGCCAACCGCGCTGCGTGGAAGAGGAACAGGGAGGGCGTGGCTGGAGGAAAGGGGCGAGCTGCTTGTGGCCATGGGGGAGAAGAAAGGGCGCCGTCGAGGGAGCTTCAACAGTGGAGCGCTCGGCTGCTGGACTGCTCACCGTGGACAGCAGAGAAAGGCAGGTGCAGTGGAGAAAGGGCGCTCAAAACTGCTGGCCGGAGCTAGGGCTCGGCCATGGGAAAGAAGGGGGAAGGAGGAAGGGGAGCCGGCTGGTGGAGATGGGAGAGCTCGGCTCCATGCAGATATGGAGCTCACCATTTGGAGCAGTGGCAGGGGGCGTCCTTGGCTGCTGGGCGAGCTCGGCATGGAGAGGCTGCTTGCTACCGTGATGCGGGAGGAAGAAGGGGTGCCCTGCTCTTGCACGTTGGGAAGAAGGGGAGGacgccatgggaggagagggagCTCCATGCTGCAGCCGCTCGCAGGAGGAGCCGGGAGGGCGCCGGGCCATGGCTGGCCGAGGGGAGGAGCTCCTGCCGTCAACCCTGCACACACAGAGAAAACAGCGGCCAAGGGGAGAGCAGGGGGGCGCTAG
- the LOC103649184 gene encoding uncharacterized protein, whose amino-acid sequence MDREPTALRGRGTGRAWLEERGELLVAMGEKKGRRRGSFNSGALGCWTAHRGQQRKAGAVEKGCSKLLAGARARPWERRGKEEGEPAGGDGRARLHADMELAIWSSGRGRPWLLGELGMERLLAAVMREEEGVPCSCTLGRRGGRHGRRGSSMLQPLAGGAGRAPGHGWPRGGAPAVNPAHAEKTAAKGRAGGR is encoded by the coding sequence ATGGACAGGGAGCCAACCGCGCTGCGTGGAAGAGGAACAGGGAGGGCGTGGCTGGAGGAAAGGGGCGAGCTGCTTGTGGCCATGGGGGAGAAGAAAGGGCGCCGTCGAGGGAGCTTCAACAGTGGAGCGCTCGGCTGCTGGACTGCTCACCGTGGACAGCAGAGAAAGGCAGGTGCAGTGGAGAAAGGGTGCTCAAAACTGCTGGCCGGAGCTAGGGCTCGGCCATGGGAAAGAAGGGGGAAGGAGGAAGGGGAGCCGGCTGGTGGAGATGGGAGAGCTCGGCTCCATGCAGATATGGAGCTCGCCATTTGGAGCAGTGGCAGGGGGCGTCCTTGGCTGCTGGGCGAGCTCGGCATGGAGAGGCTGCTTGCTGCCGTGATGCGGGAGGAAGAAGGGGTGCCCTGCTCTTGCACGTTGGGAAGAAGGGGAGGacgccatgggaggagagggagCTCCATGCTGCAGCCGCTCGCAGGAGGAGCCGGGAGGGCGCCGGGCCATGGCTGGCCGAGGGGAGGAGCTCCTGCCGTCAACCCTGCACACGCAGAGAAAACAGCGGCCAAGGGGAGAGCAGGGGGGCGCTAG